One genomic window of Elstera cyanobacteriorum includes the following:
- a CDS encoding L-fuconate dehydratase: MPTDLRITGHRSYDIRFPTSSQKDGSDAMNADPDYSAAYVVLETDGGLQGHGLTFTIGRGNDLCRAAIDLLMPRLIGLSLAEITADMGAFWRHVTGDSHLRWVGPDKGVMHLATGAVVNAVWDLWAKHAGKPVWQLVADMTPEEIVKLIDFRYLTNALTPDEARAILTKAKDGQAERRAKLLAEGYPSYTTSAGWLGYDDDKVRRLCREGVAAGWSHFKLKVGRDRADDIRRCRVVREEIGPDRVLMIDANQIWEEAEAIAWVRDLAPFNPWFIEEPTSPDDILAHKAIRAGVAPIKVATGEMCQNRILFKQFLQADAIDVVQIDAARVGGLNENLAIMLLAAKFGKPVCPHAGGVGLCEYVQHLSMIDYLCISGTWEGRVAEFVDHLHEHFVTPCVVRQGRYLAPTAPGFSIEMKQPSIKAHLFAG, translated from the coding sequence ATGCCGACCGATCTGCGCATCACCGGCCATCGCAGCTACGATATTCGCTTTCCCACCTCCTCGCAAAAGGATGGATCGGACGCGATGAACGCCGACCCCGATTATTCCGCCGCCTATGTGGTGCTGGAAACGGACGGCGGGTTACAGGGGCACGGGCTGACCTTCACCATCGGGCGCGGCAATGATCTGTGCCGGGCGGCCATCGACCTGCTGATGCCACGCCTGATCGGCCTGAGCCTGGCCGAGATCACGGCGGATATGGGCGCGTTCTGGCGGCATGTTACCGGCGATTCACACCTGCGTTGGGTCGGGCCGGATAAGGGCGTGATGCATCTCGCTACCGGCGCCGTCGTCAATGCCGTCTGGGATCTCTGGGCGAAGCACGCGGGCAAGCCGGTCTGGCAGTTGGTTGCCGATATGACGCCGGAGGAGATCGTGAAGCTGATCGACTTCCGCTATCTCACCAATGCCTTAACCCCCGACGAAGCCCGAGCCATCCTGACCAAAGCCAAAGACGGGCAGGCGGAGCGCCGGGCAAAGTTGCTCGCCGAAGGCTACCCCAGCTACACCACCTCCGCCGGTTGGCTGGGCTATGACGACGACAAAGTGCGCCGCCTGTGCCGCGAGGGCGTGGCGGCGGGCTGGAGCCACTTTAAGCTGAAGGTTGGCCGCGACCGTGCCGATGACATCCGCCGCTGCCGGGTGGTGCGCGAGGAAATCGGCCCGGACCGCGTGCTGATGATTGACGCGAACCAAATCTGGGAAGAAGCCGAGGCCATCGCCTGGGTCCGCGACCTTGCGCCCTTCAATCCCTGGTTCATCGAAGAACCGACCTCGCCGGACGATATCCTCGCCCATAAGGCCATCCGCGCGGGCGTGGCGCCGATCAAGGTCGCGACCGGCGAAATGTGCCAGAACCGTATTCTGTTCAAGCAGTTCCTACAAGCCGACGCGATCGACGTGGTGCAGATCGACGCGGCGCGCGTCGGTGGCCTCAACGAAAACCTCGCCATCATGCTGCTGGCGGCGAAATTCGGGAAGCCCGTCTGCCCCCACGCGGGCGGCGTCGGCCTGTGTGAATATGTTCAGCACCTATCGATGATCGACTATCTCTGCATCTCCGGCACGTGGGAGGGCCGCGTTGCCGAGTTCGTCGATCATCTGCACGAGCATTTCGTAACGCCCTGCGTGGTGCGCCAGGGCCGCTACCTCGCCCCGACCGCACCGGGGTTTTCGATTGAGATGAAGCAACCGTCGATTAAGGCGCATCTGTTCGCGGGGTGA
- a CDS encoding toxin-activating lysine-acyltransferase yields MGEICWLMSQSPAHKHLFMADLDWFVAPALLLGTYRIFRDPQKPIGVALWGKVSPEVRERLNGGTLRLHPADWNSGAILRLIDLVAPFGHREAMIADLKSVVPGIEVGGQA; encoded by the coding sequence ATGGGGGAGATTTGCTGGCTGATGTCGCAATCGCCCGCCCATAAGCATCTCTTCATGGCGGATCTCGATTGGTTCGTGGCCCCGGCCCTGCTGCTGGGCACCTACCGCATCTTTCGCGATCCGCAGAAGCCGATTGGCGTGGCGCTGTGGGGGAAGGTCTCGCCAGAGGTGCGGGAACGGCTGAACGGCGGCACCCTGCGCCTGCATCCCGCCGACTGGAACAGCGGCGCGATCCTTCGCCTGATTGATCTGGTGGCGCCGTTTGGGCATAGGGAGGCGATGATTGCTGACCTCAAGAGCGTCGTGCCCGGGATTGAGGTCGGGGGGCAGGCGTGA
- a CDS encoding NADP-dependent malic enzyme, whose translation MAEDIRDAALEYHRLPQPGKLAIVPTKSMATQRDLALAYSPGVAHACTAIVEDASNAAKYTARANLVAVISNGTAVLGLGNIGPLASKPVMEGKAVLFKKFAGIDVFDIEIDAEDPDKAVEVIAALEPTFGGINLEDFKAPECFEIESRLRARMKIPVFHDDQHGTAIIVGAAILNGLRVVGKDLKDVKLVTSGAGAAALACLDLLVDMGLPLENITVTDLAGVVYKGRVELMDPRKERYARDTNARGLADAIVGADIFLGLSAPRVLKPEMVQSMGERPIIMALANPTPEIMPDEVKGIRPDAIVATGRSDYPNQVNNVLCFPFIFRGALDVGATVINEAMKIACVKAIADLAMAEASEIVANAYAGEELKFGPEYLIPKPFDPRLIVEIAPAVAKAAMDSGVATRPIEDFDAYRDHLSEFVYRSGQVARPIFDAAKRDPRRVVFAEGEEERVLRAVQQAVDEKLCRPILIGRPDVIESRVARLGLRLKIGETVEICNPNSDPRYNEYWTLYHSLMARRGVSPDNARTIVRTRSTVIAALMLRRGEADAMICGTIGRYHRHLGHIAEVIGRARGVSGFYALNALILPKGTYFISDTHVQRDPSAAQLAEMTILAADVVRRFGINPKVALLSHSNFGGSDAPSAVKMHEALDLIVERFPDMEVEGEMHADSALNEEIRNRIFPGSRLKGSANLLIMPSLDAANISFNLMKSTSDGLSIGPMLMGAAKPAHILTPSVTVRGILNMIATAVVHAQQLEPK comes from the coding sequence ATGGCTGAGGATATCCGCGACGCCGCGCTAGAGTACCACCGCCTGCCCCAACCGGGGAAACTGGCCATCGTTCCCACCAAGTCGATGGCGACCCAGCGCGATCTGGCCTTGGCCTATTCCCCCGGCGTGGCCCACGCCTGTACGGCAATTGTCGAGGATGCCTCGAACGCCGCCAAATATACGGCGCGCGCCAATCTGGTGGCGGTGATTTCCAATGGGACGGCGGTGTTGGGCCTTGGCAATATCGGCCCCTTGGCGTCGAAGCCGGTGATGGAAGGCAAGGCGGTTCTGTTTAAGAAATTCGCCGGGATTGACGTGTTCGACATCGAAATCGACGCGGAAGATCCGGATAAGGCGGTGGAGGTTATCGCCGCGCTGGAGCCGACGTTCGGCGGCATCAACCTGGAAGACTTCAAAGCGCCGGAATGCTTCGAGATCGAATCGCGCCTGCGCGCGCGAATGAAAATTCCGGTTTTCCACGATGATCAGCATGGCACGGCGATTATCGTCGGTGCAGCTATCCTGAACGGGCTGCGCGTCGTCGGGAAAGACCTGAAGGACGTGAAGCTCGTCACCTCCGGTGCGGGGGCGGCGGCGCTCGCCTGCCTCGATCTGCTGGTCGATATGGGCCTGCCGCTCGAAAATATCACCGTCACCGACCTTGCGGGCGTTGTTTACAAAGGCCGCGTCGAGCTGATGGACCCGCGCAAGGAGCGGTATGCGCGCGACACCAATGCGCGCGGCCTCGCGGATGCTATCGTCGGCGCAGATATTTTCCTCGGTCTGTCGGCGCCGCGCGTGCTGAAGCCGGAGATGGTGCAGTCGATGGGCGAGCGGCCCATCATTATGGCGTTGGCGAACCCGACGCCGGAAATTATGCCGGACGAGGTAAAGGGCATCCGCCCGGATGCCATCGTCGCGACGGGCCGGTCGGACTATCCGAACCAGGTCAACAACGTCCTCTGTTTCCCCTTTATCTTCCGCGGCGCGCTGGATGTTGGCGCGACGGTGATCAACGAGGCGATGAAGATTGCTTGCGTTAAAGCCATCGCCGATCTTGCCATGGCCGAAGCGTCGGAAATCGTCGCCAACGCCTATGCCGGGGAAGAGCTGAAGTTCGGGCCGGAATATCTGATCCCGAAGCCCTTCGATCCGCGCCTTATTGTCGAAATCGCCCCGGCGGTCGCCAAAGCCGCGATGGATAGCGGCGTCGCTACCCGCCCGATCGAAGATTTCGACGCCTACCGCGATCATCTCAGCGAGTTCGTTTATCGCTCTGGCCAAGTCGCCCGCCCGATCTTCGACGCCGCCAAGCGCGACCCGCGCCGCGTCGTGTTTGCCGAAGGGGAAGAGGAACGGGTGCTGCGCGCCGTGCAGCAGGCGGTTGATGAAAAACTCTGCCGCCCGATCCTCATCGGTCGCCCGGATGTGATAGAAAGCCGCGTCGCCCGCCTGGGGCTGCGGCTGAAGATCGGCGAGACGGTGGAGATTTGTAACCCCAACTCCGACCCACGCTATAACGAGTATTGGACGCTCTATCATAGCCTCATGGCGCGGCGCGGCGTCTCGCCGGACAATGCGCGTACCATCGTCCGCACCCGGAGCACCGTGATCGCCGCGCTGATGCTGCGCCGGGGCGAGGCCGATGCGATGATCTGCGGCACTATCGGCCGCTACCATCGCCATTTGGGGCATATCGCCGAAGTGATTGGCCGGGCGCGCGGCGTTTCGGGCTTCTATGCCCTCAACGCCCTCATCTTGCCGAAGGGCACCTATTTCATCAGCGATACCCATGTGCAGCGCGATCCCAGTGCGGCGCAATTGGCGGAAATGACCATCCTGGCCGCCGATGTGGTGCGCCGTTTCGGGATCAATCCCAAGGTGGCCCTGCTATCGCATTCCAACTTCGGTGGGTCGGATGCCCCGTCGGCGGTGAAGATGCACGAGGCGCTGGACCTGATCGTCGAACGCTTCCCCGATATGGAAGTCGAAGGCGAAATGCATGCCGATAGTGCCTTGAACGAGGAAATCCGCAATCGCATCTTCCCCGGCTCGCGCCTGAAAGGATCGGCCAATCTCTTGATCATGCCGAGCCTTGATGCGGCCAATATCTCCTTCAATCTGATGAAATCGACCAGCGATGGCCTCTCCATCGGCCCGATGCTGATGGGCGCGGCCAAACCCGCCCATATCCTGACCCCCTCCGTCACGGTGCGCGGGATTTTGAACATGATCGCCACGGCGGTCGTGCACGCCCAGCAGTTGGAGCCGAAGTAG
- the rpsD gene encoding 30S ribosomal protein S4: MSKRIQAKYKINRRLGVNLWGRAKSPVNKREGGPGQHGQRRRKPTDYGTQLQAKQKLKGYYGNIGERAFRKLYEEAVRRKGDSGENLIGLLERRLDAVVYRLKFAITPFAARQLVSHGHVKVNGKRVNIASYQVSDNDVIELTSKAKQMAVVLEAQASGERDVPDYFDHDQAGAKGTFLRAPKLADVPYPVQMEPNLVIEFYSR; the protein is encoded by the coding sequence ATGTCGAAGCGCATTCAAGCGAAGTACAAGATCAATCGCCGTCTGGGCGTCAACCTTTGGGGCCGTGCCAAGTCGCCGGTCAACAAGCGTGAAGGTGGCCCGGGCCAGCATGGCCAGCGTCGTCGGAAGCCGACGGACTACGGCACCCAGCTGCAGGCGAAGCAGAAGCTGAAGGGCTATTACGGCAATATCGGCGAGCGCGCGTTCCGCAAGCTCTACGAAGAAGCCGTGCGCCGCAAGGGCGATTCGGGTGAAAACCTGATCGGTCTGCTGGAACGCCGCCTGGACGCCGTCGTCTACCGTTTGAAGTTCGCCATCACCCCGTTCGCTGCCCGTCAGTTGGTCAGCCACGGCCATGTGAAGGTCAATGGCAAGCGCGTCAATATCGCCTCCTACCAGGTCAGCGACAATGATGTGATCGAACTGACCAGCAAGGCGAAGCAGATGGCTGTCGTTCTCGAAGCGCAGGCTTCGGGCGAACGCGATGTGCCGGATTACTTCGACCACGATCAGGCCGGTGCCAAGGGCACGTTCCTGCGCGCGCCGAAGCTGGCCGATGTGCCGTATCCGGTGCAGATGGAACCGAACCTGGTTATCGAATTCTACTCGCGCTAA
- a CDS encoding substrate-binding periplasmic protein has protein sequence MIVSLRLIVAACLLALPAAAAEIVTGNDYAPYSDEKLPEGGFATDLVRTVLTNLGDAPRLRFLPWKRGYQMTAAGEALATFPYVRNPDREAEMLFSDALYFDLSRIVFNKAAPIAYDGMASLKGKTLCNPTGYVVYPEIKAALDAKDLRAQEPNDMPACLKFLDVGRADFIISSLPVIRATAGDLGLTEKIGFAETPFKENASYLIVGKKTAGGAAFLQTFNAGLAAYKATPAYAALVKKHGLDGTIR, from the coding sequence ATGATCGTCTCTCTCCGCCTGATCGTGGCAGCCTGCTTGCTCGCCCTACCCGCAGCCGCCGCCGAGATCGTGACCGGCAATGATTATGCCCCCTATAGTGATGAAAAACTGCCGGAGGGCGGTTTCGCCACCGATTTGGTGCGGACGGTCCTCACCAACCTCGGTGATGCCCCGCGCCTGCGCTTTCTGCCCTGGAAGCGCGGTTACCAAATGACGGCGGCGGGCGAAGCCCTGGCCACCTTCCCCTATGTGCGGAACCCAGACCGCGAGGCGGAAATGCTGTTTTCCGACGCGCTCTATTTCGACCTATCGCGCATCGTCTTCAATAAAGCCGCGCCGATTGCCTATGACGGGATGGCGAGCCTGAAGGGCAAGACCCTGTGTAATCCGACGGGCTATGTGGTCTACCCGGAAATCAAAGCCGCCCTTGACGCCAAAGACCTGCGGGCGCAGGAACCGAACGATATGCCCGCCTGTCTGAAATTTCTCGATGTCGGACGGGCCGATTTTATCATCTCGTCGCTGCCGGTGATCCGCGCGACGGCGGGCGACCTGGGCCTCACGGAGAAGATCGGGTTTGCCGAAACCCCGTTTAAAGAGAACGCCAGCTACCTGATTGTCGGCAAAAAGACGGCCGGTGGCGCAGCCTTTCTGCAAACTTTTAATGCCGGGTTGGCGGCCTATAAAGCAACCCCCGCCTATGCCGCCCTGGTCAAGAAGCACGGGCTGGACGGCACGATCCGCTGA
- a CDS encoding alpha/beta hydrolase family protein, translating into MLLLGLRPAIAETERVKLPLPPRYGLETLALPLAVYRPPGNGPFPLILYSHGRSANREARAKVIGLAPQHADYWLNKGFAVVAPIRPGYGESAAIDPEYTETRWRLPDGCVNRPDYTTAIENAVWASRFALAWARQQPWVKPRQILLEGSSVGGVVSLALGAENPPGVAGVINFAGGMGGFPEKFPGQSCAPDVLADLYRGFGARLKRPSLWLYAANDSYWGPEIPKTWFAAFSAGGGQGWLVNTPPVPGRDGHLLMYFGGGFWTQPMEAFLAQVLR; encoded by the coding sequence TTGCTGCTGCTTGGCCTCCGCCCTGCCATTGCCGAGACGGAGCGGGTAAAGCTGCCGCTACCGCCGCGCTACGGGTTGGAGACCTTGGCCCTGCCGCTCGCCGTCTATCGCCCTCCGGGCAACGGCCCGTTTCCGCTGATTCTCTATTCGCATGGCCGATCGGCCAACCGTGAAGCGCGCGCAAAAGTGATCGGCCTCGCCCCCCAGCATGCCGATTATTGGCTGAACAAAGGGTTTGCCGTCGTAGCCCCCATCCGTCCCGGCTATGGGGAGAGCGCGGCCATCGACCCTGAATATACCGAAACCCGCTGGCGCCTACCGGACGGCTGTGTGAACCGCCCCGACTATACGACCGCAATCGAGAACGCCGTGTGGGCCAGCCGCTTCGCCCTCGCGTGGGCCCGCCAGCAACCTTGGGTGAAACCCAGGCAGATCCTGCTGGAAGGAAGCTCGGTCGGTGGCGTCGTCAGCCTTGCCCTTGGGGCAGAAAACCCGCCAGGGGTTGCCGGGGTGATCAATTTCGCGGGGGGGATGGGCGGCTTCCCCGAGAAATTCCCGGGCCAGAGCTGCGCGCCCGATGTGCTGGCCGACCTCTATCGCGGTTTCGGCGCCCGCCTTAAACGCCCCAGCCTCTGGCTATATGCGGCGAATGATAGCTACTGGGGACCGGAGATTCCGAAGACTTGGTTTGCCGCCTTCAGCGCGGGCGGCGGTCAGGGCTGGTTGGTCAATACACCGCCGGTACCAGGGCGTGACGGGCATCTGCTGATGTATTTCGGTGGCGGTTTTTGGACGCAGCCGATGGAGGCGTTTCTAGCGCAGGTTCTTCGCTAA
- the rarD gene encoding EamA family transporter RarD, producing MPPADRSPQTIGYLCALLAFGSWGIAPLYFRLLGAVPTTDMLAHRIVWTLLALALIVCVTGRLRQVIATLRQPKLLGRLVISGLLIGLNWGVWLWAISSGHVLDSSLGYFINPLVNVVLGVLVLKETLTRRQGVAVGIAALGVLGLVIGGGQFPWIALTLALSFGLYGLVRKITPVDALVGLFFETALVFTPCIAWLTWRAMTDPSGIGVFFPSPSLSALLIGTSIVTIVPLAAFVAATRRLPYATIGIFQYISPSGQFLLGVAVYGESFTQGHAIAFGCIWLSLALYTSELLRKARVAAA from the coding sequence ATGCCCCCCGCCGACCGTTCCCCCCAGACCATCGGGTATCTTTGCGCCCTGCTGGCCTTCGGCAGTTGGGGCATCGCCCCGCTCTACTTCCGCCTGCTCGGGGCCGTTCCGACCACCGACATGCTGGCACACCGCATCGTCTGGACGCTGCTGGCGCTTGCCCTGATCGTTTGCGTCACCGGACGGTTACGGCAGGTGATCGCGACCCTACGGCAGCCGAAACTGCTGGGGCGGCTCGTGATCTCCGGGCTGCTGATCGGCCTTAACTGGGGCGTTTGGCTCTGGGCGATCAGCAGCGGCCATGTGCTCGACTCGAGCCTTGGGTATTTCATCAACCCGCTGGTCAACGTCGTTCTCGGCGTGCTGGTGCTGAAGGAAACGCTAACCCGGCGCCAAGGGGTCGCGGTCGGCATTGCAGCGCTGGGCGTTCTCGGCCTCGTCATCGGCGGTGGGCAGTTCCCCTGGATCGCCCTGACCTTGGCACTGAGTTTTGGCCTCTATGGCCTCGTGCGTAAGATCACGCCGGTCGATGCGCTCGTCGGATTATTCTTCGAAACCGCGCTGGTCTTTACCCCTTGCATCGCCTGGTTGACGTGGCGGGCAATGACGGACCCCAGCGGGATCGGCGTCTTTTTCCCCTCCCCCAGTCTCAGCGCCCTGCTGATCGGCACGTCCATCGTTACCATCGTGCCGTTGGCTGCCTTCGTCGCCGCCACCCGCCGCCTCCCTTACGCCACGATTGGGATTTTTCAATATATTTCTCCGTCGGGACAGTTTTTGCTGGGAGTCGCGGTTTATGGCGAAAGTTTCACCCAAGGGCATGCCATCGCCTTCGGCTGCATCTGGCTCAGCCTGGCGCTTTACACCAGCGAGTTGCTGCGCAAAGCGCGCGTCGCGGCGGCATAA
- a CDS encoding malonic semialdehyde reductase: MKLEISMAAALPADSLAQLFTEARTHRAWSDRPVSDETLRALYDLTKWGPTAANCCPLRLVFVRSPAEKAKLTELVSRGNRASVSTSPVTALLGIDLEFYEHFDLLAPGSNAKSWYDTTNERAISDAALQSGSLQGGYLILAARALGLDCGPMGGFDAVGINAAFFAGTPYRINFICNLGYADASQVRPRQPRFSFEQAAKIV; the protein is encoded by the coding sequence GTGAAACTGGAGATTTCGATGGCCGCCGCCCTGCCCGCCGATAGCTTGGCCCAGCTTTTTACCGAGGCCCGCACGCACCGCGCCTGGAGCGACCGCCCCGTCAGCGACGAGACCCTGCGCGCGCTCTACGACCTGACCAAATGGGGGCCGACGGCGGCCAATTGCTGCCCGTTACGCTTGGTCTTCGTCCGCAGCCCGGCCGAAAAGGCAAAACTGACGGAGCTTGTGTCGCGCGGGAACCGCGCTTCCGTCTCCACCTCCCCCGTCACCGCGCTGCTGGGGATCGATCTGGAGTTTTACGAGCATTTCGACCTGCTCGCCCCCGGCAGCAACGCGAAAAGCTGGTACGACACGACGAACGAACGCGCGATCTCGGACGCAGCCCTGCAAAGCGGTTCGCTCCAGGGTGGCTATCTCATCTTGGCCGCCCGCGCCTTGGGCTTGGACTGCGGCCCGATGGGCGGCTTTGACGCGGTGGGAATCAATGCCGCCTTCTTCGCCGGAACGCCCTATCGCATCAACTTTATCTGCAACCTCGGCTATGCCGACGCCAGCCAGGTGCGGCCCCGTCAACCGCGCTTCAGCTTCGAGCAAGCGGCTAAAATTGTCTAA
- the rpsU gene encoding 30S ribosomal protein S21: MHVIVRDNNVDQALRALKKKMQREGIFREMKLRRNFEKPSERKAREQAEAVRRYRKLLRKRLEREGF, from the coding sequence GTGCATGTGATCGTCCGCGACAATAATGTCGATCAAGCCCTGCGCGCGCTGAAGAAGAAGATGCAGCGCGAAGGGATTTTCCGTGAAATGAAGCTGCGCCGTAATTTCGAGAAGCCCTCGGAACGTAAGGCGCGCGAACAGGCCGAAGCAGTGCGTCGCTATCGCAAGCTGCTGCGCAAGCGCCTGGAACGCGAAGGCTTCTAA
- a CDS encoding peptide deformylase — MPFDFSIPDTDAALPIVTAGHPVLRAIAAPVADPTDPAIARLGRILANSLAAVGGVGLAAPQIGIGLRVVLFEVPARRLTGAADDPEQAPLVLVNPVITPLGPEIAEDWEGCLSLPGLCGRVPRPQRIRYTGVTPAGEAIDRTVGGFHARVVQHECDHLDGTLYPQRMADLGSLMYVANRLSAATAK, encoded by the coding sequence ATGCCGTTCGATTTTTCCATTCCCGACACTGATGCCGCGCTACCGATCGTTACCGCCGGACACCCGGTTTTGCGGGCGATTGCCGCGCCGGTCGCCGATCCGACCGATCCCGCGATTGCCCGCCTGGGGCGCATTCTGGCCAATAGCCTCGCCGCCGTGGGCGGGGTTGGGCTGGCGGCGCCGCAGATCGGGATTGGTCTGCGCGTCGTGCTGTTCGAAGTGCCCGCCCGCCGACTGACCGGCGCCGCCGACGATCCCGAACAGGCGCCCTTGGTGCTGGTCAATCCCGTTATCACACCCCTTGGGCCGGAAATCGCGGAAGATTGGGAAGGGTGCCTATCGCTGCCCGGCCTATGCGGCCGGGTGCCGCGCCCGCAGCGCATCCGCTACACGGGGGTCACCCCGGCGGGCGAGGCCATCGACCGAACCGTTGGCGGCTTCCATGCGCGGGTGGTGCAGCACGAGTGCGATCACCTCGACGGCACGCTCTATCCGCAACGTATGGCGGATCTGGGTAGCCTTATGTATGTCGCCAACCGGCTATCAGCCGCGACGGCGAAGTAG
- a CDS encoding COQ9 family protein, which produces MTLEALQTQLLPAILDEVPFDGWTDRCLAHAAKLAGLTQVDLLRAFPGGAIDVLAYWNRALDRSAADAIAASPELKVREKITLGVRTRLEAAAPHKEAVRRGLGLLALPGHAATGARLLAGTMNALWYAAGDRATDFNYYTKRGLLAGVYLATLLYWLDDDSEGSAATWAFLDKRIADAMRLPTLVAPLRAGVKTLLTPPFLRRQAPGPV; this is translated from the coding sequence ATGACCCTTGAAGCCCTGCAAACCCAGCTTTTACCGGCCATTCTCGACGAAGTGCCCTTCGATGGGTGGACGGATCGTTGCCTCGCCCATGCGGCCAAGCTGGCGGGGCTTACCCAGGTTGATCTTCTCCGCGCCTTTCCCGGCGGGGCTATCGACGTGCTGGCCTATTGGAACCGCGCGCTGGATAGAAGTGCGGCTGACGCGATAGCCGCGTCGCCCGAACTGAAAGTGCGGGAGAAAATCACCCTCGGCGTTCGCACGCGGCTGGAAGCGGCTGCGCCCCATAAGGAAGCGGTTCGCCGCGGTCTTGGCCTCTTGGCGCTGCCTGGCCATGCCGCAACCGGCGCGCGCCTGCTGGCAGGCACGATGAATGCCCTCTGGTACGCAGCGGGCGACCGGGCGACCGACTTCAACTACTACACCAAGCGCGGCCTTCTGGCGGGGGTCTATCTCGCGACCCTGCTTTATTGGCTCGATGATGATAGCGAGGGCAGCGCTGCGACTTGGGCGTTCCTGGATAAGCGCATCGCCGATGCAATGCGATTGCCGACGCTGGTGGCGCCGTTGCGCGCGGGGGTGAAGACCCTGCTGACCCCGCCCTTCCTGCGCCGCCAGGCGCCCGGCCCGGTCTGA